A window from Sulfoacidibacillus ferrooxidans encodes these proteins:
- a CDS encoding site-2 protease family protein, with the protein MGLFSFFGTGFIFRLLAFVIGLAVHEYGHARMALFLGDDTAKKEGRVTLNPLAHLDLLGLLMILIVNFGWAKPVTFNPNKIRINRQVGIVLISLAGPLMNAILALLAILALLAISSSGSAFWLTGIGMFMANLSFWLAVVNIALFIFNLIPVPPLDGWKILRYSLPPRWLSRANQFERVGPFFLVLILILPIGGTTLGGMVINSAISGIMSLFGLVA; encoded by the coding sequence GTGGGACTGTTTTCATTTTTTGGTACAGGCTTTATCTTTAGGCTCCTCGCTTTTGTCATTGGTCTTGCAGTACACGAGTATGGACATGCACGTATGGCGTTATTCCTAGGTGATGATACGGCAAAGAAAGAGGGCCGCGTGACTTTAAATCCTCTTGCTCATCTAGACTTACTTGGATTGCTTATGATTTTGATTGTGAATTTTGGATGGGCAAAACCTGTTACATTTAATCCAAATAAAATTCGAATCAATCGCCAAGTAGGTATTGTTCTCATTTCTCTTGCAGGGCCATTGATGAACGCTATCCTTGCACTACTCGCTATTTTAGCATTACTCGCTATTAGTAGTTCAGGATCTGCATTTTGGCTTACTGGCATTGGAATGTTTATGGCTAATTTGAGTTTTTGGCTTGCTGTTGTCAATATTGCGTTATTTATCTTCAATTTAATTCCTGTGCCACCGTTGGATGGTTGGAAAATATTAAGATACTCTCTTCCGCCGCGTTGGCTGAGTCGGGCTAATCAGTTTGAACGTGTGGGACCATTTTTTCTTGTTTTGATATTAATTCTCCCGATTGGTGGTACAACTCTTGGTGGAATGGTGATCAATAGTGCCATTTCGGGCATTATGAGTCTTTTTGGATTGGTAGCATGA
- a CDS encoding nucleoside recognition domain-containing protein: protein MMNFIWFSLFMSGIIVAALTGRIHMVTEGVLTGAKDGVFISLGLISVIAFWLGMMKIAEESGLIQILSKRLRPFATWLYPSVPSDHPAMGALIANMSANILGLGNAATPLGLKAMQELQTLNGTSDVASDAMCTLLAMNTASLTLIPATMIGLRMEFHSKNPGEIIGSTILATLIATGAAIILDRFFRRTEQIRCRRRNRS, encoded by the coding sequence TTGATGAATTTTATCTGGTTCAGTCTATTTATGAGCGGCATTATTGTAGCTGCTTTGACTGGACGTATTCACATGGTTACTGAAGGAGTACTAACGGGAGCAAAAGATGGTGTATTCATTTCATTAGGACTTATTAGTGTGATCGCATTTTGGTTGGGTATGATGAAGATTGCTGAGGAATCAGGACTTATTCAAATTCTGTCCAAACGCCTTCGTCCGTTTGCTACGTGGTTGTACCCATCTGTACCAAGTGACCACCCTGCAATGGGCGCTCTCATTGCTAATATGAGTGCAAATATTTTGGGTTTAGGGAATGCTGCTACGCCTCTTGGGTTAAAGGCGATGCAAGAGCTTCAAACATTGAATGGGACATCTGATGTTGCATCCGATGCTATGTGCACGCTACTCGCTATGAACACGGCTAGCTTAACACTCATTCCAGCTACAATGATTGGTCTGCGAATGGAGTTTCACTCTAAAAATCCAGGGGAAATTATTGGTAGTACCATTCTTGCAACGCTGATTGCAACAGGTGCAGCCATTATACTCGATCGTTTTTTTCGCCGCACAGAGCAGATCCGTTGCCGTAGGAGGAACCGATCATGA
- a CDS encoding spermidine synthase gives MTIIYKANSIYQAIQVGERSGVRYMRFGEEGSGWQGALAIEQPERLYFPYQQAFALHVAWLPTVQNFLAIGVGTGTAIRHIHRRHREAHVTGIDLDEQVIEVAARFFGLPTDQRCRYFAEDGLKYLDRIDDVFDLIFIDVFFHEQTPTSFFSEAFIDKIRRHLAPEGIVAMNVIMTTAGPKQHHFWNLYTLLAQIIGPTYYVALGPLPFISQNIILFAHNQTETSLLLTDLRKNCMREIDKGKRYFAPYAKILPWRLKQK, from the coding sequence GTGACGATCATTTATAAGGCGAATTCTATCTATCAAGCTATTCAAGTGGGAGAACGAAGTGGTGTTCGCTATATGCGCTTTGGCGAAGAAGGTTCAGGATGGCAAGGAGCTTTAGCCATTGAACAACCGGAACGATTATATTTTCCCTATCAACAGGCTTTTGCGCTTCATGTAGCATGGCTTCCTACCGTACAAAATTTTTTGGCTATCGGTGTTGGTACAGGGACAGCGATTAGACACATTCATCGAAGGCATAGGGAAGCACATGTTACTGGAATTGACTTGGATGAACAGGTAATTGAGGTCGCTGCACGTTTTTTTGGTTTACCGACCGATCAGCGGTGTCGATACTTTGCAGAAGATGGTTTGAAGTATCTCGACCGCATAGACGACGTGTTCGATCTTATTTTTATTGATGTTTTTTTTCACGAACAAACTCCCACGAGTTTCTTTAGTGAAGCATTTATCGATAAGATACGACGTCATTTAGCTCCAGAAGGCATAGTAGCGATGAATGTGATTATGACAACTGCAGGTCCAAAACAACATCATTTTTGGAACCTGTATACACTATTAGCGCAGATAATTGGGCCAACTTATTACGTAGCACTTGGCCCTCTGCCATTCATATCACAAAATATTATTTTATTTGCGCACAATCAAACCGAAACAAGTCTGCTTCTCACTGATTTGCGCAAGAACTGTATGCGCGAAATTGATAAGGGAAAACGTTATTTTGCACCATATGCTAAAATTCTACCATGGCGTTTAAAACAAAAGTAG
- the scpB gene encoding SMC-Scp complex subunit ScpB, with protein sequence MITLDPLSVLEGLLFVAGSEGLSDKQIATVLEMDEQDVYDLCMKLEEKQQREGRSFLIMRIASVWQLNTLATLTPYLRKLALVPAPAPLSQAALETLAIIAYRQPITRSDIEEIRGVKAEKAIATLVARGLIKEAGRAEGPGRPFLFETTSEFLDYFGLQNSNDLPPIGEFQKLVRSDE encoded by the coding sequence ATGATTACTCTGGACCCGTTGTCAGTGCTTGAAGGACTTTTATTTGTGGCAGGGTCAGAAGGACTTAGCGACAAACAAATCGCAACCGTTTTAGAGATGGATGAGCAGGATGTTTATGATTTATGTATGAAACTAGAAGAAAAACAGCAACGCGAAGGGCGCTCGTTTCTAATTATGCGAATAGCAAGCGTATGGCAGTTAAATACACTTGCGACGTTAACACCTTATTTGCGTAAGTTAGCGTTAGTGCCAGCACCTGCCCCATTATCGCAAGCGGCTTTAGAAACGTTGGCTATTATTGCTTATAGGCAACCTATTACCCGTAGTGATATTGAAGAGATTCGTGGTGTCAAAGCGGAGAAAGCAATAGCAACACTTGTTGCACGCGGCTTGATCAAAGAGGCAGGACGCGCTGAGGGACCAGGACGTCCTTTTTTATTTGAAACCACTTCTGAATTTCTTGATTATTTTGGGTTACAAAATTCGAATGACTTACCTCCGATTGGTGAATTTCAAAAGCTTGTCCGTAGCGATGAATAA
- a CDS encoding segregation and condensation protein A, with product MKTDQNYLISLQSFEGPLDLLLHLIESDKMNIHEVPIARVTDQYMAYLKQSMEFKLEIASEFLVMAATLIALKSRSLLPKRGDKDAHMDEDGEVGIDSELDLKERLIEYKAFKMVAQTLSLKQVYRAQCIGRLPTPLTPYRELPTVPDFLAGLELIHLQEAVMRALSRTQSTLDVSVIRDRETIPERMNAILKVLRQEKTNFSSLIQSHHRKEIVTVFLAVLELIRLNKIMCWQEEQFGDIWIELRKIQ from the coding sequence ATGAAGACTGATCAAAATTACCTAATTTCACTACAATCATTTGAGGGACCACTCGATTTATTGCTTCATCTTATAGAAAGCGACAAAATGAATATTCACGAAGTCCCGATTGCTCGCGTGACCGATCAGTATATGGCCTATTTAAAGCAGTCGATGGAGTTCAAATTAGAAATTGCAAGTGAGTTTTTAGTGATGGCAGCTACGTTAATTGCTTTAAAATCACGCTCACTTCTACCTAAACGTGGAGATAAAGATGCACATATGGATGAAGATGGAGAAGTGGGTATTGATTCAGAACTAGATCTAAAAGAACGTCTAATCGAATACAAAGCATTTAAGATGGTTGCGCAGACATTATCGCTCAAACAAGTTTATCGTGCACAGTGCATCGGACGTTTGCCCACACCCCTTACACCATATCGAGAATTACCAACTGTACCTGACTTTCTTGCGGGATTAGAATTAATTCATTTACAAGAAGCAGTGATGCGTGCTCTTTCACGAACACAATCAACCTTAGATGTTAGTGTTATTCGCGATCGAGAAACCATACCGGAGCGGATGAACGCCATCTTAAAAGTGCTACGTCAAGAAAAAACTAACTTTTCGTCTCTCATACAGTCACATCATCGCAAAGAAATTGTAACTGTTTTTTTAGCTGTTTTAGAACTGATACGATTAAATAAGATTATGTGTTGGCAGGAGGAACAATTTGGGGATATATGGATAGAGCTGAGGAAGATTCAATAA
- a CDS encoding bifunctional 3,4-dihydroxy-2-butanone-4-phosphate synthase/GTP cyclohydrolase II has product MSTVEKAVEALKKGQVVIVTDDEGRENEGDFIALAELATPQTINFMITHGRGLVCVPITEERAMELQLTPMVEKSTDTLETAFTISVDHISTTTGISAAERAATVNALISPTSTAGDFKRPGHIFPLIAKKGGVLRRAGHTETAVDLARLCDAYPAGVICEILKPDGTMARRPDLELLAKEFDLHMITVADLIAYRKEQEQLVTRVAEADLPTEFGDFKIIAYTNTLDGKEHIALVMGEIDPLVPTLVRVHSECLTGDVFGSWRCDCGPQLHAALTQIAEAGQGVLVYMRQEGRGIGLINKIKAYHLQEQGLDTVEANHELGFAADLRDYGIGAQILKDIGVGQMKLLTNNPRKISGLSGHGLTVVERVPIEIDASAFNERYLNTKKSKLGHLLNL; this is encoded by the coding sequence ATGTCGACTGTAGAAAAAGCAGTAGAAGCGTTAAAAAAAGGACAAGTGGTCATTGTGACAGATGATGAGGGGCGTGAAAATGAAGGAGATTTTATCGCTCTTGCAGAATTAGCTACACCACAAACAATTAATTTTATGATTACACATGGTCGTGGTCTGGTTTGTGTACCGATCACAGAAGAACGAGCAATGGAACTACAATTAACTCCTATGGTTGAAAAAAGCACAGATACACTCGAAACTGCATTCACCATCTCAGTGGATCACATATCTACAACAACTGGGATTTCCGCAGCAGAACGCGCAGCTACGGTAAATGCTCTGATTTCACCTACTAGTACGGCAGGAGATTTCAAACGGCCTGGGCATATTTTCCCCCTTATCGCGAAAAAAGGAGGGGTTTTGAGGCGTGCAGGGCATACTGAAACCGCTGTCGATCTAGCTCGACTATGTGATGCCTATCCTGCTGGTGTTATTTGTGAAATTTTAAAGCCTGATGGGACAATGGCACGTAGGCCAGATCTTGAATTACTTGCTAAAGAGTTTGATTTGCACATGATTACTGTCGCTGATCTGATTGCCTATCGCAAGGAACAAGAACAATTAGTCACACGTGTAGCGGAGGCTGATCTTCCTACTGAATTTGGAGATTTTAAAATTATCGCATACACCAATACATTGGATGGAAAAGAGCATATTGCACTTGTGATGGGTGAAATTGATCCTCTTGTTCCTACGTTAGTTAGAGTACACTCAGAGTGTTTAACAGGAGATGTTTTTGGATCTTGGAGGTGTGATTGCGGACCACAACTTCATGCTGCTCTTACGCAAATTGCAGAAGCAGGGCAAGGAGTTCTTGTGTATATGCGGCAAGAAGGCCGCGGAATTGGTTTAATTAATAAGATTAAGGCATACCATTTGCAGGAACAAGGCCTAGACACAGTAGAAGCTAACCATGAACTTGGCTTTGCCGCTGATTTGCGCGATTATGGAATTGGTGCACAAATTTTAAAAGATATTGGCGTTGGCCAAATGAAATTATTAACCAATAATCCACGGAAAATAAGTGGATTAAGTGGACATGGGTTGACTGTGGTTGAACGTGTTCCCATCGAAATAGACGCAAGTGCTTTTAATGAACGATATTTGAACACCAAAAAATCTAAACTTGGGCATTTATTAAACTTATAA
- a CDS encoding DUF2953 domain-containing protein: MFWWLICIVAFLCILLFAPIRFHVHFEHGPTAEQVRVSFRYLYFIRIHKQWSVPALTVDSLVAMMTSKQEQTVDRIQSNIKKVARRKKQLQQLYVVFTQIDIFFPVLIKLTQKISIVECSWTTTIGASDAAVTGILCGLVWFFQTSVVGIATQFLSFRNPPYLYVIPDYYSPTLKTSTTWIGTVSIGKTMVAGAKLLWLLKMGGAHARTSDSIPNADSNGKSEGND; encoded by the coding sequence GTGTTTTGGTGGCTTATATGTATTGTAGCATTTTTATGTATTTTACTCTTTGCTCCGATCCGCTTTCATGTGCATTTTGAGCATGGACCTACAGCTGAGCAGGTAAGGGTATCCTTTCGTTACCTTTATTTTATTCGCATTCATAAGCAGTGGTCTGTTCCGGCACTCACTGTGGATTCGCTGGTAGCTATGATGACATCAAAGCAAGAGCAAACGGTTGATCGTATTCAAAGCAATATAAAAAAAGTAGCTCGTCGAAAAAAGCAACTACAGCAATTGTACGTTGTATTTACGCAAATAGATATTTTTTTTCCGGTATTAATTAAACTCACACAAAAAATTTCAATTGTAGAGTGTTCTTGGACGACGACCATTGGGGCAAGTGACGCAGCTGTAACAGGCATTCTTTGTGGCTTAGTTTGGTTTTTTCAAACCTCAGTAGTAGGTATAGCTACGCAGTTTCTCTCCTTTCGAAATCCCCCGTATCTTTATGTGATCCCTGATTATTATTCGCCAACACTTAAGACAAGCACTACCTGGATAGGAACTGTGTCTATAGGAAAGACTATGGTCGCTGGGGCAAAATTACTATGGTTGTTGAAAATGGGGGGTGCACATGCAAGAACATCCGATTCAATCCCTAATGCAGACAGCAATGGAAAATCTGAAGGAAATGATTGA
- a CDS encoding response regulator transcription factor, giving the protein MNPERILVVDDEERIRRLVRMYLERNNFLVDEAEDGTEALAMALESEYSLIILDLMLPGMDGRDVCAELRQYKDTPIIMLTAAGDESNRVHGFEVGADDYVVKPFSPRELVMRVKALLRRIGAPQVEPQPASTMTHILSFPGLVINVDARKVLVEDKEVSLTPKEFELLLYLAQRPEKVFSREELLRDVWNYQFFGDQRTVDTHVKRLREKLGRASDLVPQHIHTVWGVGYKFEVVEL; this is encoded by the coding sequence ATGAATCCAGAACGAATTTTAGTTGTTGACGATGAAGAACGCATTCGGCGTCTTGTACGTATGTACTTAGAGCGCAACAACTTTTTGGTTGATGAGGCGGAAGATGGAACTGAAGCGTTAGCGATGGCACTTGAATCGGAGTATTCTTTGATTATTTTAGACCTTATGCTCCCTGGTATGGACGGTCGTGATGTGTGTGCTGAATTGCGCCAATACAAAGATACTCCTATTATCATGCTAACTGCAGCTGGTGATGAAAGCAATCGCGTTCATGGGTTTGAAGTGGGCGCAGACGATTATGTTGTCAAACCGTTTAGCCCGCGTGAACTAGTAATGCGTGTAAAAGCACTTTTGCGAAGAATTGGGGCTCCACAGGTTGAACCGCAACCAGCTTCAACAATGACGCACATTCTCTCCTTTCCTGGGCTTGTGATCAACGTCGATGCACGTAAAGTACTCGTCGAGGATAAGGAAGTCTCTCTTACACCAAAAGAATTCGAGCTTTTGTTATATTTAGCACAAAGACCAGAAAAAGTATTTAGTCGTGAGGAATTACTTCGCGATGTGTGGAACTATCAATTTTTTGGAGATCAGAGAACGGTTGATACGCATGTAAAAAGGTTGCGAGAAAAATTGGGGCGTGCTTCTGATTTGGTACCCCAACATATTCATACGGTGTGGGGTGTTGGATATAAGTTTGAGGTGGTCGAATTGTGA
- the ribE gene encoding 6,7-dimethyl-8-ribityllumazine synthase, protein MGQVFEGHLVGTGLRIGIVIARFNDFISTRLLSGAQDSLIRHGVEAERVDVAWVPGAFEIPLIAKKMAESGRYDAIIALGAVIRGSTPHFDFVAAETAKGIASTALHSGIPVCFGVLTTDTIEQAIERAGTKAGNKGWEAAVTAIEMANLHRSLSL, encoded by the coding sequence ATGGGACAAGTATTTGAGGGTCATCTGGTTGGTACTGGTTTGCGCATAGGAATTGTGATTGCACGATTTAATGATTTTATCTCTACTAGACTGCTATCTGGTGCACAAGATTCGTTAATACGTCATGGCGTGGAAGCCGAACGGGTCGATGTGGCCTGGGTACCTGGGGCGTTTGAAATCCCGTTGATTGCAAAAAAAATGGCTGAGTCAGGTCGTTATGATGCCATTATTGCATTAGGAGCAGTGATTCGCGGATCAACTCCTCATTTTGACTTTGTCGCAGCTGAGACAGCTAAGGGAATTGCATCCACAGCACTGCACAGTGGTATTCCTGTGTGTTTTGGTGTGCTTACTACAGATACAATTGAACAAGCGATAGAGCGTGCAGGAACGAAGGCTGGCAACAAGGGTTGGGAAGCTGCTGTCACGGCCATTGAGATGGCTAATTTACATCGTTCGTTATCCCTGTGA
- a CDS encoding pseudouridine synthase, producing the protein MKETRGTDTEGERLQKVIANAGVTSRRNAEIMIEERRVKVNGKIINQLGYKVKRSDKIEVDGTALSLQGKKHVYILLYKPIRTVTTAYDPQGRKTVLDCIQGVQERLFPIGRLDYLTSGALVLTNDGELANRLMHPSFGVTKTYEAIVEGEVSESAKRQLEKGVRMEGRLTAPAKVSILGTDGQTTKLTISIHEGRNRQVRNMLELVEHPCIKLTRTHYSSLNLRGLRPGQWRMLSSWEIDQLKQQVGMDGSYRTSR; encoded by the coding sequence ATGAAAGAAACGCGTGGAACAGACACGGAGGGGGAGAGGCTCCAAAAGGTTATTGCCAATGCAGGTGTGACATCAAGACGCAATGCTGAAATCATGATCGAAGAACGAAGAGTGAAGGTAAATGGAAAAATAATCAATCAGTTGGGTTACAAAGTAAAACGATCGGATAAGATTGAAGTGGATGGAACAGCACTTTCCCTTCAAGGGAAAAAACATGTTTATATCCTTTTATATAAACCTATACGGACAGTGACGACTGCCTATGATCCACAAGGCCGTAAAACTGTGTTAGACTGCATACAAGGCGTACAAGAACGCCTATTTCCTATAGGGAGATTAGACTATCTAACCAGTGGGGCACTCGTACTAACTAACGATGGTGAGTTAGCAAATCGCCTTATGCACCCGAGCTTTGGCGTTACGAAGACCTATGAAGCCATTGTAGAAGGTGAAGTATCAGAATCTGCAAAGCGACAGTTAGAAAAAGGAGTTCGGATGGAAGGGCGACTCACGGCACCTGCAAAAGTATCAATCTTAGGAACAGATGGTCAAACAACAAAATTGACTATTTCTATTCATGAAGGTAGAAATCGTCAAGTAAGAAACATGTTAGAATTAGTAGAGCATCCATGTATAAAGCTTACGCGAACCCACTATTCTTCACTTAATTTGCGTGGATTGCGGCCAGGCCAATGGCGGATGTTAAGTTCATGGGAAATTGACCAATTAAAACAACAAGTTGGTATGGATGGTAGCTATCGAACATCACGGTAA
- a CDS encoding spore maturation protein, protein MSVFATISAFALPMTIAAILIAGIVHKVPLYESFTEGAKEGFTTSVSLIPHLVAMMVAVSVFRASGALQLFIQALSPLLHIIHFPAELVPLALLRPISGSGSLALVTDLFKHAGTDSFLGRVASTMQGSTDTTLYVLTVYYGSVGIRKPRYSVKVGLLSDLVSVFASIWAVSMMFGK, encoded by the coding sequence ATGAGTGTATTTGCTACAATTTCAGCGTTTGCACTGCCTATGACAATCGCAGCCATTTTAATCGCAGGCATTGTACACAAGGTTCCCTTATACGAATCCTTTACTGAAGGTGCAAAGGAAGGTTTCACGACATCTGTGAGCTTAATTCCGCATCTCGTTGCGATGATGGTGGCTGTAAGCGTGTTTCGCGCTTCTGGTGCATTGCAATTATTTATTCAAGCCCTATCTCCTTTACTGCACATCATACATTTTCCTGCGGAGTTAGTTCCGCTTGCATTGCTTCGTCCAATTTCCGGATCAGGATCGCTCGCTTTAGTTACTGATTTGTTTAAACATGCAGGTACTGATTCCTTTCTTGGTCGCGTCGCTTCTACGATGCAAGGTAGTACAGATACCACTTTATACGTCCTAACCGTATATTATGGCAGTGTAGGCATTAGAAAACCTAGATATTCAGTGAAAGTTGGTCTATTATCAGACTTAGTAAGTGTGTTTGCATCGATCTGGGCTGTGAGTATGATGTTTGGAAAGTGA
- a CDS encoding riboflavin synthase, whose amino-acid sequence MFTGLIEEMGTVIKIERTGRALLLSIAAKKLFAHTKIGDSVSVNGVCLTITKQGNGFMVVDAVPETVKRTALQFLMKGSMVNLERALQLGGRLDGHLVAGHIDDVGQITAVDRDDIAHVITIAANEDLMRYIVEKGSIAVDGVSLTVMTVSSHSFQVSVIPHTATMTTIQHAGPGLKVNLEVDMIGKYVERLLGLSPKNKSNDTHSSGLITEQQLREWGY is encoded by the coding sequence TTGTTCACTGGACTAATTGAAGAGATGGGCACGGTTATAAAAATAGAACGAACAGGGCGCGCACTGTTGTTATCGATTGCTGCAAAGAAGTTGTTTGCGCACACAAAAATAGGTGACAGTGTCTCTGTAAACGGCGTCTGTCTCACGATCACAAAACAAGGAAATGGTTTTATGGTAGTCGATGCAGTTCCAGAGACTGTAAAACGCACTGCACTGCAGTTTTTGATGAAAGGATCGATGGTAAATCTGGAACGGGCATTGCAATTAGGTGGTCGATTAGATGGACATCTTGTTGCAGGGCATATTGATGACGTTGGCCAGATTACAGCAGTAGATCGAGATGATATTGCCCATGTAATAACGATTGCAGCAAATGAAGATCTTATGCGATATATTGTTGAAAAAGGATCTATTGCAGTGGATGGAGTTAGCTTAACTGTCATGACAGTTTCATCTCATTCCTTTCAAGTATCAGTTATCCCGCACACAGCAACGATGACCACCATACAACATGCGGGGCCAGGGTTAAAAGTAAATTTGGAGGTCGATATGATTGGGAAATATGTCGAACGTCTCCTTGGGCTGTCCCCTAAAAATAAGAGCAATGATACACATTCATCAGGTTTAATTACTGAACAGCAACTTCGTGAATGGGGTTACTGA
- a CDS encoding D-alanyl-D-alanine carboxypeptidase family protein, with translation MDKSPHIVQKANKKVMWHRVHIAMLTLLLLSFTASSDVSAKVRSRTPIPQAQTMNVQETGNSAESACLIDVNTGRILYEKNAHKRMRIASLTKIITAWISVRSGKLDQTVTASPNAVRQEGSSIYLAQGEKQSLRNLTYAMMLRSGNDSAMAIAEFLGGGSSEKFAKMMNDQVQKLGLHESHFMNPHGLDHKDHYSSAHDMAIITATALRNPLFKQIVSTKFYTIPWQGQKWERKLKNKNKMLWMMPNADGVKTGFTKLSGRCLASSASSGNRQVALIVLRDGNDWVDSKQLLTYGLTAFETRNVVQLAPVHANANVQYGTVSTIPLKAVGQVNFVMRKGEEEQIESRVIQIKRLAAPVKEGQVAGTVQYFFKGMKLGEAHLVTTGAVKPKGLWGHIRDLFL, from the coding sequence ATGGACAAGTCACCGCATATCGTACAAAAGGCAAACAAAAAAGTCATGTGGCATCGTGTTCACATCGCTATGCTTACTTTGCTGTTACTTAGTTTTACAGCTAGCTCAGACGTATCTGCTAAAGTGCGTTCCCGTACACCGATACCACAAGCGCAAACCATGAATGTTCAAGAAACTGGTAATTCTGCAGAATCGGCATGTCTGATTGATGTCAATACTGGTCGTATTCTCTATGAGAAAAATGCACACAAACGTATGCGAATTGCTAGTTTAACAAAAATCATTACTGCTTGGATTTCTGTGCGCTCTGGAAAGCTAGATCAAACTGTGACCGCTTCACCCAATGCAGTACGTCAAGAAGGATCATCTATTTACTTGGCGCAGGGAGAGAAACAATCTTTACGCAATCTTACTTATGCCATGATGTTGCGAAGTGGGAATGATTCGGCCATGGCAATTGCTGAATTTTTAGGTGGGGGATCTTCTGAAAAATTTGCAAAGATGATGAATGATCAAGTACAAAAATTAGGCTTACATGAAAGCCATTTTATGAACCCACATGGGTTAGATCATAAAGACCATTATTCATCTGCTCATGATATGGCGATCATTACAGCGACAGCATTACGCAATCCATTATTTAAGCAGATAGTAAGCACGAAATTTTACACCATCCCATGGCAAGGTCAAAAATGGGAACGGAAGCTAAAAAATAAAAATAAAATGTTGTGGATGATGCCTAATGCAGATGGTGTAAAAACAGGATTTACAAAACTCTCTGGACGGTGTTTGGCTTCTTCTGCATCAAGCGGGAATAGGCAAGTTGCATTAATTGTTTTGAGAGATGGGAATGATTGGGTTGATTCGAAACAATTACTCACTTATGGATTGACGGCATTTGAAACTCGTAATGTCGTTCAACTGGCACCTGTTCATGCGAACGCAAACGTCCAATATGGTACTGTCTCTACTATACCGTTAAAAGCAGTAGGTCAAGTGAATTTTGTCATGCGTAAAGGAGAAGAAGAACAAATTGAATCACGAGTTATACAAATAAAACGACTTGCAGCACCAGTGAAAGAGGGACAAGTTGCAGGAACTGTACAGTATTTCTTTAAAGGGATGAAACTTGGTGAAGCGCATCTTGTGACAACTGGGGCAGTTAAACCTAAAGGATTATGGGGTCACATTCGGGATTTATTTCTATAA
- the ytfJ gene encoding GerW family sporulation protein, which produces MQEHPIQSLMQTAMENLKEMIDVNTIIGDPVETPDGNVILPISRVGFGFAAGGTEFRLGRDKAAAVNHGPDAQALPFGGGAGGGVSIAPMGFLIVGQHGVKLLSAEPGNQLYDRLIDLAPTLVDRLEAFTKNKRAEHNSTPTPPM; this is translated from the coding sequence ATGCAAGAACATCCGATTCAATCCCTAATGCAGACAGCAATGGAAAATCTGAAGGAAATGATTGACGTAAATACAATTATTGGAGATCCAGTAGAAACGCCAGATGGTAATGTGATCCTTCCGATCTCAAGAGTAGGATTTGGTTTTGCGGCAGGGGGTACTGAATTTCGCTTAGGCCGCGATAAAGCAGCCGCAGTTAATCATGGACCTGATGCTCAAGCGCTCCCATTTGGTGGTGGAGCTGGAGGTGGAGTATCGATTGCACCCATGGGTTTTTTAATCGTTGGACAACATGGTGTTAAACTTTTGTCGGCTGAACCTGGGAATCAATTGTACGATCGCTTAATTGATCTTGCACCAACATTAGTTGATCGTCTTGAGGCCTTTACGAAGAATAAGCGAGCAGAGCATAATAGTACGCCAACACCGCCAATGTGA